The following proteins are co-located in the Oceanimonas sp. GK1 genome:
- a CDS encoding urease subunit beta, whose translation MIPGELQLAAGDIELNAGRERRTITVANTGDRPIQVGSHYHFAEVNPALLLDREQAHGFRLDIAAGTAVRFEPGQHRTVTLVAMGGRGHVYGFRGKVMGPLQGEQP comes from the coding sequence ATGATCCCCGGAGAACTGCAACTGGCCGCCGGCGACATTGAGCTGAATGCTGGCCGTGAGCGGCGCACCATCACCGTGGCCAACACCGGCGACCGGCCCATTCAGGTGGGCTCCCATTATCACTTTGCCGAGGTCAACCCGGCACTGCTGCTGGATCGCGAACAGGCCCATGGCTTTCGCCTCGACATTGCCGCCGGCACCGCGGTGCGCTTTGAGCCGGGCCAGCACCGCACCGTGACCTTGGTGGCCATGGGTGGTCGCGGCCATGTATATGGATTTCGCGGCAAGGTCATGGGCCCGCTGCAAGGAGAACAGCCATGA
- a CDS encoding urease subunit gamma, whose product MELSPREKDKLLLFTAALLAERRLARGLRLNYPETVAYLSAAVMEGARDGRTVAELMGEGRTWLTREQVMDGVPALVREVQVEATFPDGTKLVTLHDPIQ is encoded by the coding sequence ATGGAGCTCAGCCCAAGAGAAAAAGACAAGCTGCTGCTGTTTACCGCCGCCCTGCTGGCCGAGCGCCGGCTGGCCCGGGGCCTGCGGCTCAACTACCCCGAGACGGTGGCCTACCTGTCGGCGGCGGTAATGGAAGGGGCCCGGGACGGGCGCACCGTGGCCGAGCTGATGGGCGAGGGCCGCACCTGGCTGACCCGGGAGCAGGTGATGGACGGCGTGCCGGCCCTGGTGCGGGAGGTGCAGGTAGAAGCCACCTTTCCCGACGGCACCAAGCTGGTCACCCTGCATGATCCGATTCAGTAA
- a CDS encoding periplasmic nitrate reductase, NapE protein yields MNNNSSGRASTKGREWLSLLFITLVFFPVLSIICVGGYGFAVWMLQLIFGPPGHG; encoded by the coding sequence ATGAACAACAACTCCTCCGGCCGTGCATCCACCAAAGGGCGAGAGTGGCTGTCGCTGCTCTTTATTACTCTGGTGTTCTTTCCCGTACTCAGCATTATCTGCGTTGGCGGTTATGGCTTTGCCGTATGGATGCTGCAGCTCATCTTTGGCCCCCCCGGCCATGGTTGA
- the torC gene encoding pentaheme c-type cytochrome TorC, translating to MKNLICKLWNTLRRPAVHLSLGAVTLVSFVAGIIFWGGFNTALEVTNTEQFCIGCHEMQDNPYQELQGTVHWSNRSGVRATCPDCHVPHDWTDKIARKMQASKEVWGKVFGTIDTREKFLEKRLELAQHEWARLSANGSLECRNCHDYNSMNWEVMSDEARRFMKPAAERNQSCIDCHKGIAHHLPEQMTFKDPALDQLEQRAQGLSPDEGERYYTVKAITLYLDEARTQPAGELEAASPVTLLEESGDSVKLQVPAWRKTRGFGRVLYEDFGMNITSLVLEKEVAQDDSLVQVLDEAKVDELTGLPWEPVEVTLWAEQGALLPEAEDLWGYARDTYRSACSVCHSQPAEAHFDANTWPGMFAGMVGFTNMDAATQALVLKYLQKHSSDYADGAH from the coding sequence ATGAAAAACCTTATTTGCAAACTCTGGAACACCCTCAGGCGGCCTGCCGTTCACCTCAGCCTGGGCGCCGTGACCCTGGTGAGTTTTGTGGCCGGCATTATCTTCTGGGGCGGCTTCAACACCGCGCTGGAAGTCACCAATACCGAGCAGTTTTGCATCGGCTGCCACGAGATGCAGGACAACCCCTATCAGGAACTGCAAGGCACGGTGCACTGGTCCAACCGCTCCGGCGTGCGCGCCACCTGTCCCGACTGCCACGTGCCCCACGACTGGACCGACAAAATTGCCCGCAAGATGCAGGCCAGCAAGGAAGTCTGGGGCAAGGTCTTCGGCACCATCGATACCCGGGAAAAATTTCTGGAAAAACGCCTGGAGCTGGCCCAGCACGAGTGGGCGCGGCTCTCTGCCAACGGCTCGCTGGAATGCCGCAATTGCCACGATTACAACAGCATGAACTGGGAGGTGATGTCCGACGAGGCGCGCCGCTTTATGAAACCCGCCGCCGAGCGTAACCAGAGCTGCATTGACTGCCACAAAGGCATTGCCCACCACCTGCCCGAACAGATGACCTTCAAGGATCCGGCCCTGGACCAACTGGAGCAACGGGCCCAGGGCCTGAGCCCGGACGAGGGCGAACGCTATTACACCGTCAAGGCCATCACGCTTTATCTGGATGAGGCACGTACTCAGCCCGCCGGCGAGCTGGAAGCGGCAAGCCCGGTGACCCTGCTGGAAGAAAGCGGCGACAGCGTCAAGCTGCAGGTGCCCGCCTGGCGCAAGACCCGGGGCTTTGGCCGCGTGCTGTATGAAGACTTTGGCATGAACATCACCAGCCTGGTGCTGGAGAAGGAAGTGGCCCAGGACGACAGCCTGGTGCAGGTGCTTGACGAGGCTAAGGTAGACGAGCTGACCGGCCTGCCCTGGGAGCCGGTGGAAGTGACCCTGTGGGCCGAGCAAGGGGCCTTGCTGCCGGAAGCGGAAGATCTCTGGGGCTATGCCCGGGATACCTACCGCAGCGCCTGCAGCGTGTGTCACTCCCAGCCTGCCGAGGCGCACTTTGACGCCAACACCTGGCCGGGCATGTTCGCGGGCATGGTGGGCTTTACCAATATGGATGCCGCTACTCAGGCCCTGGTGCTGAAGTATCTGCAGAAACATTCGTCCGACTACGCCGACGGCGCGCATTAA
- a CDS encoding urease accessory protein UreD: MHLCHTASRSSSAGYGPGRQWSAQLSLQLVSGLNCTQVKRMTFSGPLRIQRPFYPEGQPCHLYLLHPPGGLVSGDRLRIEVQAQPGSQGLLTTPSAGKVYRQDSAGVAQGQRVRLRLEENAELEWLPQETILYRGANAGLDLHIELAENARFIGWELVCLGRPAGEHWFDEGSLSQRLQLWRAGRLLLNERLQLQAGDGVHRGRAGLNGRCVFGTLLAVGPGLDDELITALRQALPEGFSVTERLGVLLVRYLGNDMNACRAGMWQAWELIRPAMLERPACFPRIWFT; the protein is encoded by the coding sequence ATGCATCTGTGTCATACCGCCTCGCGCTCCTCATCTGCCGGTTACGGCCCGGGCCGTCAGTGGTCGGCGCAACTGAGCCTGCAGTTGGTCAGCGGCCTGAACTGCACCCAGGTAAAGCGCATGACCTTCAGTGGTCCGTTGCGTATTCAGCGACCGTTTTATCCGGAAGGCCAGCCCTGCCATCTTTACCTGTTGCACCCGCCCGGCGGCCTGGTGTCCGGGGATCGTTTACGCATAGAGGTGCAGGCACAGCCGGGCAGCCAGGGGCTGCTGACCACCCCCTCGGCGGGCAAGGTGTACCGCCAGGACAGCGCCGGCGTGGCCCAGGGGCAGCGCGTACGGTTGCGGCTCGAGGAAAACGCCGAGCTGGAATGGCTGCCCCAGGAAACCATCCTTTACCGGGGCGCCAACGCCGGCCTCGACCTGCATATCGAGCTGGCCGAAAACGCCCGTTTTATCGGCTGGGAGCTGGTGTGCCTGGGCCGTCCCGCCGGTGAACACTGGTTTGATGAAGGCAGCCTGAGCCAGCGGCTGCAGCTGTGGCGAGCAGGCCGGTTGCTGTTGAACGAGCGCCTGCAGTTGCAGGCGGGAGACGGGGTGCACCGGGGCCGGGCTGGCCTCAACGGCCGTTGCGTGTTCGGCACCTTGTTGGCGGTGGGCCCGGGGCTGGATGATGAGCTGATCACTGCCCTGCGCCAGGCGCTGCCCGAGGGCTTCAGCGTGACCGAGCGCCTGGGCGTGCTGCTGGTGCGCTACCTCGGGAACGATATGAATGCCTGCCGCGCCGGCATGTGGCAAGCCTGGGAGCTTATTCGCCCCGCCATGCTGGAGCGTCCGGCCTGTTTCCCCCGCATCTGGTTTACCTGA